In one window of Candidatus Methanosuratincola sp. DNA:
- a CDS encoding corrinoid protein, with amino-acid sequence MSEAQLFEELAKAVYSGDEAKAVELSKKALEAGVEPLRAINEGLMKGMSRVGDDFSQLKIYLPEVMLAAESMKAALAVLEPEALKRGEAKVKSRVVIATITGDIHDIGKNIVAMLMRANGFEVYDLGRDVPIDELVKKAEEVKADFICASTLLSTSMPYMEDLIALLKERGIREKYIVMVGGGPVTREWAASIGADGYGDDGDEAVKVAKDLLQRRVAE; translated from the coding sequence ATGAGTGAAGCACAGTTATTCGAGGAGTTGGCAAAAGCAGTCTACAGTGGGGATGAAGCAAAAGCAGTGGAGCTCTCAAAGAAGGCCCTAGAGGCAGGGGTCGAGCCCCTCAGGGCAATAAATGAAGGGCTCATGAAGGGGATGAGCAGGGTTGGCGACGATTTCAGCCAGCTCAAGATATACCTCCCCGAGGTGATGCTTGCGGCTGAGTCGATGAAGGCGGCCTTGGCAGTACTCGAGCCCGAGGCGCTCAAGAGGGGGGAGGCCAAAGTCAAGAGCAGGGTCGTGATAGCCACCATCACCGGCGACATCCACGACATAGGGAAGAACATCGTAGCGATGCTGATGAGGGCTAACGGGTTCGAGGTCTATGACTTGGGCAGGGATGTTCCGATAGACGAGCTGGTAAAGAAGGCAGAGGAGGTCAAGGCCGATTTCATCTGCGCATCCACGCTCCTCTCTACGTCGATGCCATACATGGAGGACCTGATTGCGCTCCTGAAGGAGAGAGGGATCAGGGAGAAGTACATTGTGATGGTTGGCGGCGGGCCGGTGACGCGCGAGTGGGCAGCATCGATCGGAGCTGACGGCTACGGCGACGACGGGGACGAGGCGGTGAAGGTCGCGAAGGATCTCCTCCAGAGGAGAGTTGCCGAATGA
- a CDS encoding monomethylamine:corrinoid methyltransferase, with product MTSIWEVIDRTETGTYMEETDFDLKVVAKKCKDLVKEYDIRYDPKQIITSDDSLADDVFEAGLRLALESGIYCIDTKRVVKFDEYEIKEGMISAPRRLLIGENKDSRILYARGVEDERNPIICGGQAGAAIPEDWYLPMAISYMKEPLVDMINNGGLAVVEGRKVRTKTPLEIQATRRELSMLREAARRAGRPGISFIAAESSVSAMGDLAIASERYMRRTDSHLVALLNELKTDFDRISKVVNFYEYGAHNVTLVDPIIGGYAGGPEGVAVCFVASFLLGRAMYGSDFHVCHPIHFRYMSTSAPECMWNLNVVGQAMARNAPCIIMGDVWTSAGAGSEMVFYETAANTITNVVTGSHPLGVSATNGKYPHATGLETRFMAEIAHAAVRSRLTRKSANSIVVDLVKRYADRQGKPDVGKPFPELYDAAKVIPKPEWNATYLKMKKEIAEMTGLKL from the coding sequence ATGACCTCGATCTGGGAAGTAATCGACAGGACTGAAACAGGAACTTACATGGAAGAGACCGACTTTGACCTCAAGGTCGTCGCAAAGAAGTGCAAGGACCTCGTCAAGGAGTACGACATAAGGTACGACCCGAAGCAGATAATCACATCGGACGACTCGCTCGCGGACGACGTCTTCGAGGCCGGGCTGAGGCTCGCGCTGGAGTCGGGCATATACTGCATCGACACCAAGAGGGTAGTGAAGTTCGACGAGTACGAGATAAAGGAAGGGATGATCTCCGCTCCAAGGAGGCTCCTCATCGGAGAGAACAAGGACTCGAGGATACTCTACGCCAGGGGAGTAGAGGACGAGCGCAACCCGATAATCTGCGGAGGCCAGGCAGGGGCGGCGATACCCGAGGATTGGTACCTCCCTATGGCGATATCATACATGAAGGAGCCCCTCGTCGACATGATCAACAACGGCGGGCTCGCGGTCGTCGAGGGGAGGAAGGTCAGGACGAAGACGCCCCTGGAGATCCAAGCCACGAGGAGAGAGCTCTCGATGCTCAGGGAGGCAGCGAGGCGCGCGGGGAGGCCGGGGATCAGCTTCATAGCTGCGGAGAGCAGCGTCTCGGCCATGGGGGACCTCGCGATTGCCAGCGAGAGGTACATGAGGAGGACGGACTCGCACCTCGTCGCGCTGCTCAACGAGCTGAAGACGGATTTCGACAGGATCTCCAAGGTGGTTAACTTCTACGAGTACGGTGCGCACAACGTGACGCTCGTCGACCCGATTATAGGCGGCTACGCGGGCGGACCGGAGGGGGTTGCGGTCTGTTTCGTTGCCTCTTTCCTCCTCGGCAGGGCCATGTACGGATCGGACTTTCACGTCTGCCACCCGATCCACTTCAGGTACATGAGCACAAGCGCGCCGGAGTGCATGTGGAACCTGAATGTCGTCGGCCAGGCCATGGCAAGGAACGCCCCGTGTATCATCATGGGGGACGTTTGGACGTCGGCAGGGGCCGGGAGCGAGATGGTGTTCTACGAGACGGCTGCAAACACAATAACGAATGTGGTCACGGGCAGCCATCCGCTTGGCGTCTCGGCAACCAACGGCAAGTACCCGCACGCAACCGGGCTCGAGACAAGGTTCATGGCGGAGATCGCACACGCAGCGGTCAGATCGAGGCTCACGCGCAAGTCGGCCAATTCGATAGTCGTCGATCTCGTGAAGAGGTACGCCGACAGGCAGGGCAAACCGGACGTGGGCAAGCCGTTCCCGGAGCTCTATGATGCTGCGAAGGTGATACCGAAGCCGGAGTGGAACGCAACTTATCTGAAGATGAAGAAGGAAATCGCCGAGATGACCGGTCTTAAGCTCTGA
- a CDS encoding monomethylamine:corrinoid methyltransferase, with protein MKTYRLDEVTRRALEGPSMEEKDFDMKLMRRVRELVREYDIRYDPKEPVCTDDSVADDVYEAAMRLLLEMGFYCQTTKRSIIFEEGEIKGVLRSLPESIVLGTGKDAVTMNMRRVEDPRPPVIHAGPTGTLCTEGEVYVKTMRSFAQEEVIDSVGAGTLATIDGFKIRKGTPQEFRAARLLARWAREAISQAGRPGMHINDVAVVSPEAKLCALDPAYGLRPSDGIIVSQMIELKTSLQHLSLVEHLQSYGIHIGNLMTPILGGYSGGPEGTAVVNVAEHIAGVLCYSASYHYCSLTNVKNLNGTDRPGLWAISMVGQALSRNSEVMSVYDCYCASGPGEEMLLLEAAAGGIAASVAGMNVMGCGSCGGKLVDHSTGLEARMLKEAAAAAAGMSRADANEVLNRILPRYEERLDISRAPKGRTFQELYDLASARPKREWQDLYQKVSRDLSDLGLEIP; from the coding sequence ATGAAGACCTACAGGCTTGACGAAGTGACCAGAAGGGCTCTTGAGGGCCCCTCCATGGAAGAAAAGGACTTCGACATGAAGCTGATGAGGAGGGTCAGGGAGCTCGTCAGGGAGTACGACATAAGGTACGACCCGAAGGAGCCAGTCTGCACCGACGACTCTGTGGCTGACGACGTCTACGAGGCGGCGATGAGGCTCCTCCTCGAGATGGGTTTTTACTGCCAGACCACGAAGCGCTCCATCATCTTCGAAGAGGGCGAGATAAAGGGTGTGCTCAGGTCCCTGCCTGAGAGCATCGTGCTGGGCACTGGCAAGGACGCGGTCACAATGAACATGAGGCGGGTCGAGGATCCCAGGCCGCCTGTGATACACGCCGGACCGACTGGGACGCTCTGCACCGAGGGCGAGGTCTACGTCAAGACGATGCGGAGCTTCGCGCAGGAGGAAGTCATCGACTCGGTGGGAGCCGGGACGCTGGCCACGATAGACGGCTTCAAGATAAGGAAGGGGACCCCGCAGGAGTTCAGGGCGGCGCGCCTCCTGGCGAGGTGGGCGAGGGAGGCGATAAGCCAGGCTGGGAGGCCGGGTATGCACATAAACGACGTCGCCGTGGTCAGCCCAGAGGCGAAGCTTTGCGCACTGGACCCCGCCTACGGGCTGAGGCCGAGCGACGGCATAATAGTCTCCCAGATGATAGAGCTCAAGACGAGCCTGCAGCACCTCTCGCTAGTTGAGCACCTCCAGAGCTACGGGATCCACATCGGCAACCTGATGACCCCGATCCTGGGCGGGTACTCTGGCGGACCCGAGGGGACAGCGGTAGTGAACGTCGCAGAGCACATAGCAGGCGTTTTGTGCTACAGCGCGAGCTACCACTACTGCAGTTTGACCAACGTGAAGAACCTAAACGGGACGGACCGCCCGGGGCTGTGGGCGATAAGCATGGTTGGGCAGGCCCTCTCAAGGAACTCAGAGGTCATGAGCGTTTACGATTGCTACTGCGCGAGCGGGCCCGGGGAGGAGATGCTCCTCCTGGAGGCGGCCGCAGGCGGGATCGCGGCATCGGTCGCCGGGATGAACGTGATGGGCTGCGGGTCGTGCGGCGGGAAGCTGGTCGACCATTCCACGGGGCTGGAGGCCAGGATGCTAAAGGAGGCGGCAGCCGCTGCAGCCGGCATGAGCAGGGCGGACGCAAACGAAGTCCTGAACAGGATCCTCCCAAGATACGAGGAGAGGCTTGACATCTCCAGGGCACCCAAGGGCAGGACCTTCCAAGAGCTCTACGACTTGGCCTCAGCCAGACCCAAGAGGGAATGGCAAGACCTTTATCAGAAGGTTTCAAGAGATCTCTCAGACTTGGGCCTAGAAATCCCCTGA
- a CDS encoding ABC transporter permease gives MIEWIVIAGLAAATLRVAAPLLLASLGETIAERGGMLNLGVQGAMLVGAFSGFMGAYFAGSLWLGLASAVIGGVLTTLLFGVLVINLDLDQVVSGLAINLLASGLTLYFTRVLFTGGVSPYLGDLFGPMPIPILSGIPFLGEVLFSQTGFVYLGLLSVPLIYVLLTRTTFGLRLRSIGEDPVIASYLGINVLKMRYAALLTEGVLAGLAGGMLTISMFNTFDPRIVAARGFVAVSIVILGRWNPWGALAGSLLFGFTEALSLRIGVIFPELSGASMNQLFALLPYLVALIALVVGGRGVRGPASLGKRIGRER, from the coding sequence ATGATCGAGTGGATAGTGATTGCGGGCCTAGCTGCCGCCACCCTTAGGGTGGCCGCGCCGCTCTTGCTAGCCTCGCTTGGCGAGACCATCGCCGAGAGGGGAGGGATGCTGAACTTGGGCGTCCAGGGTGCGATGCTCGTCGGCGCATTCTCCGGGTTCATGGGCGCTTACTTCGCCGGGAGCCTCTGGCTCGGACTGGCATCGGCAGTAATCGGCGGGGTGCTAACTACCCTCCTCTTCGGTGTCCTGGTGATAAATCTCGATCTCGATCAGGTGGTTTCGGGCCTGGCGATCAACCTCCTCGCCAGCGGACTCACACTCTACTTTACAAGGGTGCTGTTCACCGGGGGCGTCTCACCGTACCTCGGGGACCTTTTCGGACCAATGCCTATCCCGATCCTGTCCGGGATCCCGTTCCTGGGGGAGGTCCTGTTCTCACAGACTGGGTTTGTGTACCTCGGGCTGCTGTCCGTCCCTCTTATCTACGTGCTTCTGACCAGGACAACGTTCGGCCTCCGCCTCAGGTCGATCGGCGAGGATCCTGTTATAGCCTCCTACCTCGGCATAAACGTCTTAAAGATGAGGTATGCTGCCCTATTGACGGAGGGCGTCCTAGCAGGATTGGCTGGCGGAATGCTTACGATATCGATGTTCAACACTTTTGATCCCAGGATAGTCGCTGCGAGGGGCTTCGTCGCTGTCTCGATAGTCATCCTGGGGCGGTGGAACCCGTGGGGAGCCCTCGCCGGCTCGCTGCTCTTCGGTTTCACCGAGGCTCTGTCGCTAAGGATTGGAGTAATATTCCCTGAGCTTTCGGGCGCCTCAATGAACCAGCTCTTCGCACTGCTTCCCTATCTTGTCGCGCTTATCGCGCTTGTTGTCGGAGGGAGGGGCGTTAGGGGTCCCGCCAGCCTGGGAAAGAGGATTGGAAGGGAGCGGTGA
- a CDS encoding ABC transporter permease: MGANQLTVSRGTKRSIVKALLSVALTLAVTSVVFLINNVNPIIAFIYLFQGAFGDINLLSETLIRMTPILIVSLGLAVSFKCKIWNIGAEGQLYIGAMLGTIVAIGIGGGFLSLVAALVIGAIGGLLWAAGPALMKVKLGINEVITTFLMNFVGIYLVQWMISYPFRSPDTYFPESAAIPSSSALAVILPGTRLHMGVALALALVPVVYFLLERTTFGFKVKVVGENPEAARYGGMAIGKTIFVSLIFSGLLAGLAGITEVMGIQFRVRGSLSPGYGFTGIVVALLGNNNPLGVALASLFLAAIMNGSSTLAWTMNIPMGIVDLMQGLLFIFVLASEPLVRLLERRGVLKL; the protein is encoded by the coding sequence TTGGGGGCGAACCAGCTAACCGTCTCAAGGGGCACAAAGCGCTCCATCGTCAAGGCACTGCTGTCAGTGGCGCTGACACTGGCAGTGACATCGGTAGTCTTCCTGATAAACAACGTCAACCCCATAATCGCATTCATCTACTTGTTTCAGGGTGCCTTCGGCGACATAAACCTCCTCTCAGAGACCCTGATAAGGATGACCCCCATACTCATCGTTTCATTGGGCTTAGCCGTCTCATTCAAGTGCAAGATATGGAACATCGGGGCAGAGGGGCAGCTTTACATAGGGGCAATGCTCGGCACCATTGTGGCGATCGGGATCGGAGGCGGTTTTCTATCGCTTGTGGCTGCGCTGGTAATCGGTGCTATAGGAGGGCTTCTGTGGGCGGCTGGGCCAGCATTGATGAAGGTAAAGCTCGGGATCAACGAGGTGATTACCACATTCCTGATGAACTTCGTCGGGATCTATCTGGTGCAGTGGATGATCTCTTACCCTTTCAGGAGCCCTGACACTTACTTCCCGGAGTCGGCGGCAATACCATCATCGTCCGCGCTTGCGGTAATCCTGCCGGGAACCCGCCTCCACATGGGAGTAGCACTCGCACTTGCACTGGTGCCCGTAGTCTATTTCCTGCTTGAGAGGACGACGTTCGGGTTCAAAGTTAAGGTCGTAGGGGAGAACCCGGAAGCCGCACGGTATGGCGGGATGGCGATAGGGAAGACCATTTTCGTCTCGCTTATATTCAGTGGACTTCTGGCCGGACTCGCTGGCATAACTGAGGTTATGGGGATCCAGTTCAGGGTGAGGGGATCCCTTTCCCCTGGCTATGGCTTCACCGGGATAGTGGTGGCGCTCCTCGGTAATAACAACCCCCTGGGGGTTGCGCTGGCCTCCCTCTTCCTGGCCGCGATAATGAACGGCTCCTCGACGCTCGCCTGGACGATGAACATACCGATGGGGATAGTCGACCTGATGCAGGGCCTCCTGTTCATATTCGTTCTCGCGTCTGAGCCACTGGTGCGCTTACTTGAGAGGCGCGGGGTGTTGAAGCTATGA
- a CDS encoding ABC transporter ATP-binding protein, translated as MAITPLSPPFFEGKGDSTGVPNEAYAIFLKGVSKTFANGTVANRDVTLGILKGEVHAILGENGAGKTTLMRIISGILKPDSGEIFIDGKPARIRDPRDASRLGIGMVHQHFTLIPEFTVRENVALVLASSAWLDLKKVDEKIIAVSKEMGLEIDPESKIESLPVGKRQLVEILRLLCQDVRILILDEPTSVLTPIEVDSFFKMIRDLKSSGKTIVLITHKMKEALQISDRITVLRGGRVIKTIPTSEANEALLASLVVEGMVPASSLGRGTPGDTVLKVESLRVNDDRGRTAVDGLSLEIRSGEIVGIAGVAGNGQKELVEAITGLRKVESGTVRLSSQDITNKPTSFIIENGVSYIPEDRMHRGVVLTMGIHENLALKCIEKPPMSKNRIIDRASMLKNAESLISRFSIKASDPCASVENLSGGNIQKLIVARELSNGGVVLIAEQPTAGLDIKASEAVHNKLVELRSKGVGILLVSSDLDEIMKLSDRICVVFGGKIVGEFVPENLDIERLSRLMLGAK; from the coding sequence GTGGCAATCACGCCACTTTCCCCCCCTTTTTTTGAGGGTAAAGGAGATAGTACAGGCGTTCCGAACGAAGCGTATGCTATATTCCTCAAAGGCGTATCCAAGACCTTCGCGAACGGCACCGTGGCTAACCGTGATGTGACCCTGGGGATACTGAAGGGTGAGGTCCATGCCATCCTAGGTGAGAACGGTGCCGGGAAGACAACCCTGATGCGGATAATCTCAGGGATCCTGAAACCAGACTCCGGAGAAATTTTCATTGATGGTAAACCCGCAAGAATTAGAGATCCGAGGGACGCATCCCGGCTCGGGATAGGGATGGTACACCAGCACTTCACGCTCATCCCTGAGTTCACCGTGCGGGAGAATGTTGCCTTGGTCCTTGCATCGTCCGCCTGGCTGGATCTGAAGAAGGTCGACGAAAAGATAATTGCTGTATCGAAGGAGATGGGGCTCGAGATCGACCCTGAATCTAAGATCGAAAGCCTACCGGTTGGCAAGAGGCAGTTGGTCGAGATCCTCCGGCTGCTCTGCCAGGACGTCAGGATCCTGATACTCGACGAGCCTACTTCGGTCTTGACGCCAATCGAAGTGGACTCCTTCTTCAAGATGATAAGGGATTTGAAGTCCTCCGGAAAGACGATCGTGTTAATCACTCACAAGATGAAAGAAGCCCTCCAGATAAGTGACCGGATAACTGTACTGCGCGGTGGAAGGGTGATCAAGACTATTCCGACCTCTGAAGCCAACGAAGCCCTCTTGGCCTCGCTTGTGGTCGAGGGCATGGTTCCCGCCTCATCGTTGGGGCGCGGTACCCCTGGCGATACGGTCCTCAAAGTGGAGTCTCTCAGGGTAAACGACGATCGCGGGCGGACTGCAGTTGACGGGCTGAGCTTGGAGATCAGATCCGGGGAGATCGTCGGAATCGCAGGGGTTGCAGGAAACGGACAGAAGGAGCTGGTGGAGGCAATAACCGGACTAAGGAAGGTCGAATCAGGGACAGTAAGGCTCTCCTCGCAGGACATCACGAACAAGCCGACAAGCTTCATAATTGAGAATGGCGTCTCCTACATACCCGAGGACAGGATGCACAGGGGGGTTGTGCTCACAATGGGAATTCACGAAAACTTGGCTCTCAAGTGCATCGAGAAGCCACCAATGAGCAAGAACAGGATAATTGACAGGGCATCAATGCTCAAGAACGCCGAAAGCCTGATCTCCCGCTTCTCGATAAAGGCTTCGGATCCATGCGCATCTGTAGAGAACCTCTCGGGCGGGAACATACAGAAGCTCATAGTGGCCAGGGAGCTCTCAAACGGCGGGGTGGTCCTCATAGCTGAGCAGCCAACCGCCGGCCTCGACATAAAGGCCTCCGAGGCCGTGCATAATAAGCTGGTCGAGCTAAGGTCGAAGGGTGTCGGGATTCTCCTCGTCTCCTCAGACCTCGACGAGATAATGAAGCTGAGCGACAGGATATGTGTGGTCTTCGGTGGCAAGATCGTAGGGGAGTTCGTACCGGAGAACTTGGACATCGAACGGCTTTCAAGACTGATGCTGGGGGCTAAATGA
- a CDS encoding BMP family protein, with product MKTSFVIGLIVVAIIVIAGAYYYTTTLPPQPEQFKVAAIYISPLEEPWNQALHQSLLKAKNELGIAYNYSENVGDSAVAMVMTQYVSAGFKMIFPHSWSYHPVTNTTAAQYRSVFFAQGSGMNMNYGNNTVLYDYHIQEAAYVAGAIAAKITNTSKIGIVTAFPGVGDVDNLLNGFIAGAKSVNPSVNIVISYIYDWYAPSKAKEAAAGLIESGVDVIYSERYGVFEACKDNTGKIIAYAFGNIVDQNNASEAVIGSVVWDTYPMVKELIQRAQNGTFTPGDYIASMSKGSSKFVWNPVNAAKFPEAKAYSDTLVQQILNGSVVVPLNFDPPSP from the coding sequence ATGAAGACCTCGTTTGTGATAGGTTTGATTGTTGTAGCAATCATAGTGATTGCTGGAGCCTACTACTACACAACAACATTGCCCCCTCAGCCAGAGCAGTTCAAGGTAGCGGCGATCTACATATCCCCCTTGGAAGAGCCATGGAACCAGGCCCTGCACCAATCTCTATTGAAGGCGAAGAACGAACTGGGGATCGCATACAACTACTCCGAGAACGTTGGCGACTCGGCGGTTGCGATGGTGATGACACAGTACGTCTCTGCCGGCTTCAAGATGATCTTCCCGCACAGCTGGAGTTACCACCCTGTGACAAACACGACCGCGGCCCAGTACAGGAGCGTCTTCTTCGCACAGGGTTCGGGCATGAACATGAACTACGGGAACAATACCGTCCTCTATGACTACCACATACAGGAGGCTGCCTATGTCGCCGGCGCAATCGCGGCCAAGATAACCAACACGAGTAAGATAGGCATAGTCACTGCATTCCCGGGAGTCGGAGATGTCGACAACCTACTGAACGGTTTCATCGCAGGGGCTAAGTCAGTGAACCCCAGCGTTAACATCGTCATTTCCTATATCTATGACTGGTACGCGCCCTCGAAGGCTAAGGAGGCCGCCGCCGGGCTTATCGAGTCCGGTGTCGACGTGATATACTCGGAGAGATACGGAGTCTTTGAGGCATGCAAGGACAACACTGGCAAGATAATTGCCTACGCCTTTGGTAATATTGTGGATCAGAACAATGCGTCTGAGGCAGTGATCGGGAGCGTGGTCTGGGACACCTACCCGATGGTAAAGGAGCTCATACAGCGCGCCCAGAACGGGACTTTCACCCCGGGCGATTACATCGCTTCGATGAGCAAGGGCTCGTCCAAGTTCGTCTGGAACCCGGTCAATGCCGCCAAGTTCCCTGAGGCGAAGGCCTATAGCGACACGCTTGTGCAGCAGATCTTGAACGGCTCAGTGGTAGTTCCACTCAATTTTGATCCACCAAGTCCATAA
- a CDS encoding TatD family hydrolase, producing MLILIDVHAHLTDPAFSDLAEVIGRAKGAGVLAVVTSITDPADLPSAKKIVEQHSGYVYLTVGLDPTLLSEEKLTAFRAALNAAPIVGVGEVGLDHFYIRDPPLMETQERHFRECIRAAMSLDKPLVVHSRSAGRKALEVLYSEGVEKVLMHAFDGKSGDALAAAKKGFFFSIPTSVVHSEQKQKLVRLLPLESMMLETDSPVLSPVRGERNEPANLMHSAVKVAEIKRIPVADVVEVTTANASRFFGIPV from the coding sequence GTGCTGATTTTGATAGACGTCCATGCACACCTGACTGATCCTGCCTTCAGTGACCTGGCTGAGGTAATAGGGCGGGCAAAGGGTGCGGGAGTCCTTGCGGTTGTGACCTCGATAACCGACCCGGCAGATCTGCCTTCAGCGAAGAAGATCGTTGAGCAGCACAGCGGTTACGTATACTTGACTGTGGGGCTCGATCCCACTTTACTGTCTGAGGAGAAGCTCACCGCTTTCAGAGCAGCCCTGAATGCTGCCCCAATTGTCGGCGTCGGGGAGGTCGGCCTAGATCACTTCTACATCAGGGATCCGCCCCTTATGGAAACCCAGGAACGGCATTTCAGGGAGTGCATAAGGGCTGCTATGTCGCTGGACAAGCCCTTGGTCGTCCATTCCAGAAGCGCGGGGAGAAAGGCCTTGGAGGTGCTCTACTCGGAAGGTGTTGAAAAGGTTCTAATGCATGCCTTCGACGGCAAGTCCGGGGATGCCCTGGCCGCGGCGAAGAAGGGGTTCTTTTTCTCCATACCGACTTCGGTGGTCCATTCTGAGCAGAAGCAGAAGCTTGTCCGCCTGCTGCCGCTCGAATCGATGATGCTGGAGACCGACTCCCCCGTCCTCTCGCCTGTCAGGGGCGAAAGGAATGAGCCTGCGAACTTGATGCACTCTGCTGTCAAGGTGGCTGAAATAAAGAGGATCCCAGTGGCGGATGTCGTCGAAGTCACAACCGCCAACGCGTCGCGCTTCTTCGGGATACCCGTGTGA